A part of Diceros bicornis minor isolate mBicDic1 chromosome 10, mDicBic1.mat.cur, whole genome shotgun sequence genomic DNA contains:
- the PPIL3 gene encoding peptidyl-prolyl cis-trans isomerase-like 3 isoform X1 — translation MSVTLHTDVGDIKIEVFCERTPKTCENFLALCASNYYNGCIFHRNIKGFMVQTGDPTGTGRGGNSIWGKKFEDEYSEYLKHSVRGVVSMANNGPNTNGSQFFITYGKQPHLDMKYTVFGKVIDGLETLDELEKLPVNEKTYRPLNDVHIKDITIHANPFAQ, via the exons atg TCGGTGACACTGCATACAGATGTAGGTGATATTAAAATAGAAGTCTTCTGTGAAAGGACACCTAAAACATGTGAA aATTTCTTGGCTCTTTGTGCCAGTAATTACTACAATGGCTGTATATTTCATAGAAATATCAAGGGTTTCATGGTTCAAACAGGAGATCCGACAG GTACTGGAAGAGGAGGTAACAGTATCTGGGGCAAGAAATTTGAGGATGAATACAGTGAATATCTTAAG CACAGTGTTAGAGGTGTTGTATCTATGGCTAATAATGGCCCCAACACCAATGGATCTCAGTTCTTCATCACCTACGGCAAGCAGCCACATTTGGACATGAAATACACAGTATTTGGAAA GGTGATAGATGGTCTGGAGACTCTAGATGAATTGGAGAAGTTACCAGTAAATGAGAAGACATATCGACCTCTTAATGATGTACACATTAAGGACATAACTATTCATGCCAACCCATTTGCTCAGTAG
- the PPIL3 gene encoding peptidyl-prolyl cis-trans isomerase-like 3 isoform X2 produces the protein MNFLALCASNYYNGCIFHRNIKGFMVQTGDPTGTGRGGNSIWGKKFEDEYSEYLKHSVRGVVSMANNGPNTNGSQFFITYGKQPHLDMKYTVFGKVIDGLETLDELEKLPVNEKTYRPLNDVHIKDITIHANPFAQ, from the exons atg aATTTCTTGGCTCTTTGTGCCAGTAATTACTACAATGGCTGTATATTTCATAGAAATATCAAGGGTTTCATGGTTCAAACAGGAGATCCGACAG GTACTGGAAGAGGAGGTAACAGTATCTGGGGCAAGAAATTTGAGGATGAATACAGTGAATATCTTAAG CACAGTGTTAGAGGTGTTGTATCTATGGCTAATAATGGCCCCAACACCAATGGATCTCAGTTCTTCATCACCTACGGCAAGCAGCCACATTTGGACATGAAATACACAGTATTTGGAAA GGTGATAGATGGTCTGGAGACTCTAGATGAATTGGAGAAGTTACCAGTAAATGAGAAGACATATCGACCTCTTAATGATGTACACATTAAGGACATAACTATTCATGCCAACCCATTTGCTCAGTAG
- the NIF3L1 gene encoding NIF3-like protein 1, with the protein MRYSALPDSCMLSSCVRLVPTAVRLVGSLVCSSSRSFMDLKALLSSLNDFASLSFAESWDNVGLLVEPSPPHTVNTLLLTNDLTEEVMEEALQKKADLILSYHPPIFRPLKRVTWKTWKERLVIRALENRVGIYSPHTAYDAAPQGVNTWLAKGLGTCTSRPIHPSKAPSCPAEGTHRVEFSVSHTQDLDKVISAVKGIAGVSVTSFSARTDDEEQTRISLNCSQQALMQVVAFLSQNRQLYQKTEILSLEKPLLLHTGMGRLCTLDESVSLATMIERIKSHLKLSHVRLALGVGRTLESQVKVVALCAGSGSSVLQGVEADLYLTGEMSHHDILDAASQGISVILCEHSNTERGFLCDLRDMLGAHLENKINIILSETDRDPLCVV; encoded by the exons ATGAG ATACTCAGCTTTACCTGATTCCTGTATGTTGTCATCTTGTGTACGCCTGGTCCCCACGGCAGTTCGGCTGGTCGGTTCCCTGGTCTGCAGTTCTTCCCGTTCCTTCATGGATTTGAAGGCtctcctttcctccttgaatgaCTTTGCATCCCTATCATTTGCTGAGAGTTGGGACAATGTTGGATTACTGGTGGAACCAAGCCCACCACACACTGTAAACACACTCCTCCTGACCAATGACTTGACCGAGGAAGTGATGGAGGAGGCGCTGCAGAAGAAGGCAGATCTCATTCTCTCTTACCACCCACCTATCTTCAGACCCCTGAAGCGCGTGACCTGGAAAACCTGGAAGGAGCGCCTGGTGATCCGGGCTCTGGAGAACAGAGTCGGGATTTACTCTCCTCACACAGCCTATGATGCTGCACCCCAGGGAGTCAACACCTGGTTGGCTAAAGGGCTCG GAACTTGCACCTCCAGGCCCATACATCCTTCCAAAGCTCCCAGCTGCCCTGCGGAGGGAACACACAGAGTAGAATTCAGTGTTAGCCACACCCAAGACCTGGACAAAGTCATTTCTGCAGTGAAAGGAATTGCAGGTGTTTCTGTCACTTCTTTTTCTGCTAG GACTGATGATGAAGAACAGACGCGGATCAGTCTGAATTGTAGTCAGCAGGCTTTGATGCAGGTGGTGGCCTTTCTTTCCCAGAACAGACAGCTTTATCAGAAGACTGAGATTCTGTCACTGGAGAag cctCTGCTTCTGCATACTGGAATGGGACGATTATGCACACTGGATGAATCTGTCTCCTTGGCAACCATGATTGAGCGAATCAAAAGCCACCTAAAACTATCTCATGTTCGCCTTGCTCTTGGGGTGGGGAGGACCTTAG AGTCCCAGGTCAAGGTCGTGGCCCTGTGTGCTGGTTCTGGGAGCAGTGTTCTGCAGGGCGTGGAGGCTGACCTTTACCTCACAG GTGAGATGTCCCATCATGATATTCTGGATGCTGCTTCCCAGGGAATCAGTGTCATCCTGTGTGAACACAGCAACACTGAACGAGGCTTTCTTTGTGATCTTCGAGACATGCTGGGTGCTCACTTGGAGAATAAGATTAATATTATCCTGTCAGAAACAGACAGGGACCCTCTGTGTGTGGTATGA